A region from the Hypericibacter adhaerens genome encodes:
- a CDS encoding substrate-binding protein has protein sequence MAKEQSNMGGILGGVTRRRFGKIAGGALIGGAVMGGPWIIKARGEETIKLGGLFHMTGGGSIWGPMMQQCMGLAVDQINDGGGVLGRKLEMISEDDATSTDVVVQKGTKLVQKDGVKAMFGIVYSSVRAALAANVAERFKVPYFYPTYWESKTSCGRYFISMGAIPNQQLDFFIPFLIEKFGPNFYCVGQDYNWPQVSIEYIENLLPQHGGKLVGKEFVPFDQSDWSSIIQRIKGAKPSVFFPFIGGNGLIACLKQYYDFGFDGTAVAATLMDEMYVPAFEPELRKGMHCSVSYLMEQDNPVNKAFVAAFKKKYGADAILNNMGEGLYDSVQVWKLAVEKAGSFDIEKTVDALGGITYNAPQGEISIDGKSNHAALHQIIAEVRADGGFTILKDFGKVAAKTECSVG, from the coding sequence ATGGCCAAGGAGCAATCGAACATGGGCGGTATCTTGGGAGGAGTGACGAGGCGGCGGTTCGGCAAGATCGCCGGCGGCGCCTTGATCGGCGGCGCGGTGATGGGCGGGCCCTGGATCATCAAGGCGCGCGGCGAGGAGACGATCAAGCTGGGCGGTCTGTTCCACATGACGGGCGGCGGCTCGATCTGGGGCCCGATGATGCAGCAATGCATGGGGCTCGCGGTCGACCAGATCAACGACGGCGGCGGCGTGCTCGGGCGCAAGCTCGAGATGATCTCCGAGGACGATGCCACCAGCACCGACGTGGTGGTCCAGAAGGGCACCAAGCTGGTGCAGAAGGATGGCGTCAAGGCGATGTTCGGCATCGTCTATTCGAGCGTGCGCGCGGCCCTGGCCGCGAACGTCGCCGAGCGCTTCAAGGTCCCCTACTTCTACCCGACCTACTGGGAGAGCAAGACCTCCTGCGGGCGCTACTTCATCTCGATGGGCGCCATTCCGAACCAGCAGCTCGACTTCTTCATCCCGTTCCTGATCGAGAAGTTCGGCCCCAACTTCTACTGCGTCGGCCAGGACTACAACTGGCCGCAGGTCTCGATCGAATATATCGAGAACCTCCTGCCGCAGCATGGCGGCAAGCTGGTGGGCAAGGAGTTCGTGCCGTTCGACCAGAGCGACTGGTCCTCGATCATCCAGCGCATCAAGGGGGCGAAGCCCAGCGTGTTCTTCCCCTTCATCGGCGGCAACGGGCTGATCGCCTGCCTCAAGCAGTATTACGATTTCGGCTTCGACGGCACCGCGGTCGCGGCGACGCTGATGGACGAGATGTATGTGCCGGCCTTCGAGCCCGAGCTGCGCAAGGGCATGCATTGCTCCGTCTCCTACCTGATGGAGCAGGACAACCCCGTCAACAAGGCCTTCGTCGCCGCCTTCAAGAAGAAGTACGGCGCCGACGCCATCCTCAACAATATGGGCGAGGGCCTCTATGACAGCGTCCAGGTCTGGAAGCTGGCGGTGGAGAAGGCCGGCTCCTTCGACATCGAGAAGACGGTCGATGCCCTGGGCGGCATCACCTACAACGCGCCCCAGGGCGAGATCAGCATCGACGGCAAGTCGAACCATGCGGCGCTGCACCAGATCATCGCCGAGGTGCGGGCGGACGGCGGCTTCACCATCCTGAAGGATTTCGGTAAGGTCGCCGCCAAGACCGAATGTTCCGTGGGCTAA
- a CDS encoding branched-chain amino acid ABC transporter permease, whose product MEPVLIQLLNGLSIATILILVSLGLAVIFGMLGIINLAHGEFFMLGAYCVATATAWGVSPWWGIAAAPIVVGLVGMAAQQTIIKPLYRRPLDTLLATWGLSIVIRQVVRLIYGSGQMMAGSLITGSTHIFGFGYPTYRLFIILVTAAIVALTFLLYFRSDFGLRIRMVIANRSMAGALGVNTQSTDLWAFGIAAAMVGFAGAIMSPLVVINPEMGLEYLSRAFIVVIIGGIGHLYGVIAGGVAFGGAEAALSFYLRPVVAQILVVLIAVVLIRVRPQGLTGGSRG is encoded by the coding sequence GTGGAGCCTGTCCTCATCCAGTTGCTCAACGGGTTGAGCATCGCCACCATCCTGATCCTGGTCTCGCTGGGGCTGGCCGTGATCTTCGGCATGCTCGGCATCATCAACCTCGCCCATGGCGAGTTCTTCATGCTGGGCGCCTATTGCGTCGCCACCGCGACCGCCTGGGGCGTCTCGCCCTGGTGGGGCATCGCCGCGGCCCCGATCGTGGTCGGCCTGGTCGGCATGGCGGCGCAGCAGACCATCATCAAGCCGCTCTATCGCCGCCCGCTCGACACGCTGCTCGCGACCTGGGGCCTCTCGATCGTGATCCGGCAGGTGGTACGGCTGATCTACGGCTCGGGCCAGATGATGGCGGGCTCGCTCATCACCGGCAGCACCCACATCTTCGGCTTCGGCTATCCGACCTACCGGCTCTTCATCATCCTGGTGACGGCGGCGATCGTGGCTCTCACCTTCCTGCTCTATTTTCGCAGCGATTTCGGCCTGCGCATCCGCATGGTGATCGCCAACCGCTCGATGGCGGGCGCCCTCGGCGTCAACACCCAGTCGACCGACCTCTGGGCCTTCGGCATCGCCGCCGCCATGGTGGGTTTCGCCGGCGCCATCATGAGCCCGCTCGTCGTCATCAATCCCGAGATGGGGCTCGAATATCTCTCCCGCGCCTTCATCGTCGTCATCATCGGCGGCATCGGTCATCTCTACGGCGTGATCGCGGGCGGTGTCGCCTTCGGCGGCGCCGAGGCGGCGCTCTCCTTCTATCTGCGGCCCGTCGTGGCGCAGATCCTGGTCGTGCTCATCGCGGTGGTGCTGATCCGCGTCCGGCCGCAGGGCCTGACCGGCGGGTCGCGGGGCTGA
- a CDS encoding ABC transporter permease subunit — MASVTIRPAPARPLAGRLVASAVLLFLLVFPAIASDYEVGLLGKFLVFGIFALSLDLIWGFSGVVNFGHAIFFGAGAYAMGILLKALPFAGATYLAMLGGVLFPALLALVMGYFLFYGRVSGVFFGVVTLALTGAAHSIIIVNGSLTGGMNGLYGYPEPKLGIPGLWEISWYDANVSYYTAVIGSVGCLAFSRWLVKSDFGRAIGAIRENEDRAAFLGYDVPQIKLIIFTIACAMAGLSGVLYVPIGFISPDLIGIAMSASVLVWVAVGGRGTLIGAFIGALLVNYLQTLLSDAFVVLWLLLVGLFFILVVLFWPGGIVGLARHESLRAWLRKRGLVA, encoded by the coding sequence ATGGCGAGCGTGACGATCCGTCCGGCACCCGCACGGCCGCTCGCCGGCCGCCTCGTCGCCTCGGCGGTGCTGCTGTTCCTGCTCGTCTTCCCGGCCATCGCCAGCGACTACGAGGTGGGGCTGCTGGGCAAGTTCCTGGTGTTCGGCATCTTCGCGCTCAGCCTCGACCTGATCTGGGGCTTCAGCGGCGTGGTCAATTTCGGCCATGCCATCTTCTTCGGCGCCGGCGCCTACGCGATGGGGATCCTGCTCAAGGCCCTGCCCTTCGCCGGCGCCACCTATCTCGCCATGCTGGGCGGCGTGCTGTTCCCGGCGCTGCTGGCGCTGGTGATGGGCTATTTCCTCTTCTATGGGCGCGTCTCGGGCGTGTTCTTCGGGGTGGTGACACTGGCGCTCACCGGTGCCGCGCACTCGATCATCATCGTCAATGGCAGCCTGACCGGCGGCATGAACGGGCTCTACGGCTATCCCGAGCCGAAGCTCGGCATTCCGGGCTTGTGGGAGATCTCCTGGTACGACGCCAACGTCTCCTACTACACCGCCGTCATCGGCAGCGTCGGCTGCCTCGCCTTCTCGCGCTGGCTGGTGAAGAGCGATTTCGGGCGGGCCATCGGCGCCATCCGCGAGAACGAGGACCGCGCCGCCTTCCTCGGCTACGACGTGCCGCAGATCAAGCTCATCATCTTCACCATCGCCTGCGCCATGGCGGGGCTGAGCGGCGTGCTCTATGTGCCGATCGGCTTCATCTCGCCCGACCTCATCGGCATCGCCATGTCGGCCTCGGTGCTGGTCTGGGTCGCGGTCGGCGGGCGGGGCACGCTGATCGGCGCCTTCATCGGGGCTCTCCTGGTGAACTATCTGCAGACGCTGCTGTCCGACGCCTTCGTGGTGCTGTGGCTCCTGCTGGTCGGCCTCTTCTTCATCCTGGTCGTGCTGTTCTGGCCGGGCGGTATCGTCGGCCTGGCGCGCCATGAGAGCCTGCGCGCCTGGCTGCGCAAGCGGGGGCTGGTGGCATGA
- a CDS encoding ABC transporter ATP-binding protein, producing MTADAMLDIRKLNKRFGGLAIFSDLNLTVGKGELRCIIGPNGAGKTTLFNLITGRLRSDSGEIRFEDRDICRLPVHEITRLGIGRKFQAPSVFEEMTVWDNLIVAGTGHRRARRLFTTRLESDLAERAERVLDSVRLAPRRDELAGSLSHGQKQWLEIGIVMLNDPRLVLLDEPTAGMTVAETAETADLIQEVFKDRTAIIIEHDISFVRRLDSRVTVLNRGGVMKEGSFEEVAADAAVRKAYLGEEA from the coding sequence ATGACCGCCGACGCCATGCTCGACATCCGCAAGCTCAACAAGCGGTTCGGCGGGCTCGCCATCTTCTCCGACCTCAACCTCACGGTCGGCAAGGGCGAGCTGCGCTGCATCATCGGGCCCAACGGCGCCGGCAAGACCACGCTCTTCAATCTGATCACGGGCCGGCTGCGCTCGGATTCGGGCGAGATCCGCTTCGAGGACCGCGACATCTGCCGCCTGCCGGTGCATGAGATCACCCGGCTCGGCATCGGCCGCAAGTTCCAGGCGCCCTCCGTGTTCGAGGAGATGACGGTCTGGGACAACCTGATCGTCGCCGGCACCGGCCATCGCCGGGCCCGCCGGCTCTTCACCACCCGGCTCGAATCCGATCTCGCCGAGCGGGCCGAGCGCGTGCTGGACAGCGTGCGCCTCGCCCCTCGCCGCGACGAGCTGGCGGGCAGCCTGTCGCACGGGCAGAAGCAATGGCTGGAGATCGGGATCGTGATGCTGAACGACCCGCGCCTCGTGCTGCTGGACGAGCCCACGGCCGGCATGACCGTGGCCGAGACCGCCGAGACCGCCGACCTGATCCAGGAGGTCTTCAAGGACCGCACCGCCATCATCATCGAGCACGACATCAGCTTCGTGCGCCGGCTCGACAGCCGCGTCACCGTGCTCAACCGCGGCGGCGTCATGAAGGAAGGCAGCTTCGAGGAAGTCGCCGCCGACGCCGCCGTGCGCAAGGCCTATCTGGGCGAGGAGGCCTGA
- a CDS encoding ABC transporter ATP-binding protein translates to MLLELDQVEVAYGQSLICQGVSLAVDRQEVVCLLGRNGVGKTTLMRSLMGILPNRAGRILFDGQDVSGLPSHERARRGMAYVPQGRLVFPQLTVAENLRSGTLIGGTGGGRSGFGPVDDSVFGYFPILRERLGQRAGTLSGGEQQMLALGRALAAQPRLLLLDEPSEGIQPSIVQQIRDLIARIARERNLAVLLVEQNLKFATGASTRGYVMDKGRIVAAGSVAELAKDAVVSQHLTFVEERRQTA, encoded by the coding sequence ATGCTGCTCGAGCTCGACCAGGTCGAGGTCGCCTATGGCCAGAGCCTGATCTGCCAGGGGGTGAGCCTCGCCGTCGACCGCCAGGAGGTGGTCTGCCTGCTCGGCCGCAACGGCGTGGGCAAGACCACGCTGATGCGCAGCCTGATGGGGATCCTGCCCAACCGCGCCGGCCGCATCCTGTTCGACGGCCAGGACGTCAGCGGCCTGCCGAGCCATGAACGCGCCCGCCGCGGCATGGCCTATGTGCCCCAGGGCCGCCTGGTCTTCCCGCAGCTGACCGTGGCCGAGAACCTGCGCAGCGGGACGCTGATCGGCGGCACGGGCGGCGGCCGGAGCGGCTTCGGCCCGGTGGACGACAGCGTCTTCGGTTATTTCCCGATCTTGCGGGAACGGCTGGGCCAGCGCGCGGGCACGCTCAGCGGCGGCGAGCAGCAGATGCTGGCGCTGGGCCGGGCGCTGGCGGCCCAGCCCCGGCTCCTGCTGCTGGACGAGCCGTCGGAGGGCATCCAGCCCTCGATCGTCCAGCAGATCCGCGACCTCATCGCCCGTATCGCCCGGGAGCGGAACCTGGCGGTGCTGCTGGTCGAGCAGAACCTCAAGTTCGCGACCGGCGCCTCGACCCGCGGCTATGTCATGGACAAGGGCCGGATCGTCGCGGCAGGCAGCGTCGCCGAGCTTGCCAAGGACGCGGTGGTCTCGCAGCATCTGACCTTCGTCGAAGAGCGGCGCCAGACGGCCTGA
- a CDS encoding SDR family oxidoreductase, translating into MKHVLITGCSSGLGEAAVLRLAKAGYRVTGTVRRQTDADRLAAAAGPDASWILMEVTDDRSVRDGLGGLIERRGAPDVLVNNVGVPCLGSMEELRIPDFRAALETNVIGALRVYQAVAPAMRRRGSGQIVNLSSSIGKAALPIYGGYCATKFALEAMSEAMRYELAPFGVAVNILEPGIIATAFRNKKQAQRNDRIPANSPYGNRLDNPAPPDLMQRISTPEEVAAALQQLIETPQGEFRRVCGRDAEAFLEARRKLDDGAFERHLTGKGYAAIL; encoded by the coding sequence ATGAAGCATGTTCTGATCACCGGCTGTTCCTCCGGCCTGGGGGAGGCGGCCGTTTTGCGGCTGGCCAAGGCCGGCTACCGCGTCACCGGCACCGTCCGGCGCCAGACCGACGCCGACCGGCTGGCGGCCGCGGCCGGGCCCGATGCGAGCTGGATCCTGATGGAGGTGACCGACGACCGCTCGGTGCGCGACGGGCTGGGCGGGCTGATCGAGCGGCGCGGCGCGCCCGACGTGCTGGTCAACAATGTCGGCGTGCCCTGCCTGGGCTCGATGGAGGAGCTGCGCATCCCGGATTTCCGCGCCGCCCTCGAGACCAACGTGATCGGGGCGCTCAGGGTCTATCAGGCGGTGGCGCCCGCCATGCGCCGGCGCGGCTCGGGCCAGATCGTCAATCTCAGCTCCTCGATCGGCAAGGCGGCGCTCCCGATCTATGGCGGCTATTGCGCCACCAAGTTCGCGCTCGAGGCCATGAGCGAGGCGATGCGCTACGAGCTGGCGCCCTTCGGCGTGGCCGTGAACATCCTCGAGCCCGGCATCATCGCGACCGCCTTCCGCAACAAGAAGCAGGCGCAGCGCAACGACCGCATCCCGGCCAACTCCCCCTATGGCAACCGGCTGGACAACCCCGCGCCGCCCGACCTGATGCAGCGGATCAGCACGCCCGAGGAGGTGGCGGCCGCCCTGCAGCAGCTCATCGAGACGCCCCAGGGCGAATTCCGCCGCGTCTGCGGCCGCGATGCCGAGGCCTTCCTCGAGGCGCGCCGGAAGCTCGATGACGGCGCCTTCGAGCGCCACCTCACCGGCAAGGGCTACGCCGCGATCCTTTGA
- a CDS encoding amidohydrolase family protein translates to MQNTVFTNVRIFDGVSDRLQPGEVEIQGNRIHAVAKGGERLSRDGKSVVDGGGATLMPGFVNTHGHLSYPAVTTLEEIGRMPIEENMMEASYNARTALDYGFTAIVSGAAAKPRLDIVLRNEINAGRIPGPRMLATSPELTVSGGLADGNMWGRQIPANGLVADSPDGFRQIVRAMVREGVDLIKFNNSGDSFCYPKVGSITNPMTEEEVRAICETTTNLGRRLAAHAHADSSVAQCIQYGVEFIYHATFVTDRTIEALEKVKDKHYVTPAFGLRYNMHFEGEPWGITQEISERIGNKREFDATIENMTKMREAGIKVLPFGDYGFKMIPLGTDARDLQHMVNYFGYAPWEALRAATAYGGEAYGVEKLGRVKPGYLADLIMVDGDPLSNLALFLDRDRILMIMKDGQYHKAPPPPQSHRHAAVAE, encoded by the coding sequence ATGCAGAACACCGTCTTCACGAATGTCCGCATCTTCGACGGGGTGAGCGACCGCCTCCAGCCGGGCGAGGTCGAGATCCAGGGCAACCGCATCCATGCCGTCGCCAAGGGCGGCGAGCGGCTCTCGCGCGACGGCAAGAGCGTGGTCGACGGCGGTGGCGCCACCCTGATGCCGGGCTTCGTCAACACCCACGGCCATCTGAGCTATCCGGCGGTGACGACGCTGGAGGAGATCGGCCGCATGCCGATCGAAGAGAACATGATGGAGGCGTCCTACAACGCCAGGACCGCGCTCGATTACGGCTTCACCGCCATCGTCAGCGGGGCCGCCGCCAAGCCGCGCCTCGACATCGTGCTGCGCAACGAGATCAATGCCGGCCGCATCCCGGGCCCCCGGATGCTCGCCACCTCGCCCGAGCTCACCGTCTCGGGCGGCCTTGCCGACGGCAATATGTGGGGCCGGCAGATCCCCGCCAACGGCCTCGTGGCCGACAGCCCCGACGGCTTCCGCCAGATCGTGCGCGCCATGGTCCGCGAGGGCGTGGACCTGATCAAGTTCAACAATTCCGGCGATTCCTTCTGCTATCCCAAGGTCGGCTCGATCACCAATCCGATGACGGAGGAGGAGGTGCGCGCCATCTGCGAGACGACGACCAATCTGGGTCGTAGGCTCGCCGCCCACGCCCATGCCGACAGCTCGGTCGCGCAATGCATCCAGTACGGGGTCGAGTTCATCTATCACGCGACCTTCGTGACCGATCGCACGATCGAGGCGCTGGAGAAGGTCAAGGACAAGCACTACGTCACGCCGGCCTTCGGGCTGCGCTACAACATGCATTTCGAAGGCGAGCCCTGGGGCATCACCCAGGAGATCTCGGAGCGCATCGGCAACAAGCGCGAGTTCGACGCCACCATCGAGAACATGACCAAGATGCGGGAAGCCGGCATCAAGGTGCTGCCCTTCGGCGATTACGGCTTCAAGATGATCCCGCTCGGCACCGACGCGCGCGACCTGCAGCATATGGTGAATTATTTCGGCTATGCGCCCTGGGAGGCCTTGCGCGCCGCCACGGCCTATGGCGGCGAGGCCTATGGGGTCGAGAAGCTGGGGCGGGTCAAGCCGGGATATCTCGCCGACCTGATCATGGTCGACGGCGATCCCCTGTCGAATCTCGCGCTGTTCCTCGATCGCGACCGCATCCTCATGATCATGAAGGACGGCCAATATCACAAGGCGCCGCCCCCGCCGCAGAGCCATCGCCACGCGGCCGTCGCCGAATAG